A genome region from Blautia coccoides includes the following:
- a CDS encoding GntR family transcriptional regulator, protein MEPRKQAVISFDIDNPKYQKFYLAEVVGRKEAVLQVYDFMELIMPEIFVYIQKMLSRSLRNEIAGLVGFFAENLSVKTEAKLQAGILQLFRLIIALPNNHLLEQLFAALISYVQLPVSSSEWDKLKFQAIAPFFKTTFKKFEKLVIAQEHEKLKKQIGLFCQMMKKKSDRYLTRIGKKIESEDVNSAFNFTWSLTGKSDYVQLASILISKIGREEYKNGDILPSYAQLAQENGVSVITSRNAIEILGRLELVSTINGVGTKVKGFDLTSRELFFKDMEMRKNIVSYFEALQLIIIISRPILHRAEEVMTEKDKADLKGQFLNQGLTSCFEVMLKYAGLPAALPVFECLKNELAWGYLINFDIEKDKAAKEQLIKQESSIAEWVYAGCQNYYQYARKIARENFIEIPFSIL, encoded by the coding sequence ATGGAACCAAGAAAACAGGCGGTAATTTCTTTTGATATCGATAATCCCAAATATCAAAAATTTTATTTAGCTGAAGTGGTGGGAAGAAAGGAGGCGGTTTTACAGGTCTATGATTTTATGGAGCTGATAATGCCGGAGATTTTTGTTTATATTCAAAAAATGCTTTCTCGAAGTCTCCGCAATGAGATTGCAGGGCTTGTTGGCTTTTTTGCCGAGAACTTATCTGTAAAGACAGAAGCAAAGCTGCAAGCTGGTATTCTGCAGCTGTTCCGGCTGATTATTGCCTTACCGAATAACCATTTGCTGGAACAATTATTTGCTGCGCTAATTTCTTACGTACAGCTTCCGGTCAGCAGTAGTGAATGGGATAAACTAAAGTTCCAGGCTATAGCCCCTTTTTTTAAAACTACGTTCAAAAAGTTTGAAAAACTAGTTATTGCACAGGAGCATGAAAAACTGAAGAAACAGATTGGTTTATTCTGTCAGATGATGAAGAAAAAAAGTGACAGATATTTAACAAGGATTGGAAAAAAAATAGAGAGTGAAGATGTGAACAGTGCTTTTAACTTCACTTGGTCGCTCACAGGAAAATCTGATTATGTACAGCTGGCATCGATTCTGATATCTAAAATAGGAAGGGAGGAATATAAGAATGGAGATATCTTGCCGTCTTATGCACAGCTTGCACAAGAAAATGGTGTGTCAGTAATAACTTCTCGAAACGCGATAGAAATTTTGGGGAGACTTGAGCTGGTTTCAACGATTAATGGTGTTGGGACAAAAGTCAAGGGCTTTGATTTGACGAGCCGAGAGCTATTTTTTAAGGATATGGAAATGCGAAAGAATATTGTATCTTACTTTGAAGCTTTGCAGCTGATTATAATCATAAGCAGACCTATTTTGCACCGTGCGGAAGAGGTGATGACAGAAAAAGATAAAGCGGATTTAAAAGGTCAGTTCCTGAATCAAGGACTTACAAGTTGTTTTGAAGTTATGTTAAAATATGCCGGACTGCCGGCTGCGTTGCCTGTCTTTGAATGTTTAAAAAATGAACTCGCCTGGGGATATTTGATAAACTTTGACATAGAGAAAGATAAGGCAGCTAAAGAGCAGCTGATTAAACAAGAGAGTTCTATAGCAGAGTGGGTATATGCAGGGTGTCAGAACTATTACCAATACGCAAGAAAAATTGCCAGGGAAAATTTCATAGAGATACCGTTTTCCATTTTATAA